In Pelmatolapia mariae isolate MD_Pm_ZW linkage group LG2, Pm_UMD_F_2, whole genome shotgun sequence, one DNA window encodes the following:
- the rnf44 gene encoding RING finger protein 44 isoform X2 — translation MRPWEIAVNRLPPTAPLNPRRFLGEPCNAPVHLRRSPPIRRQWGRRDRPVLHTSPVQDENFHHLLFSQHHQQVPLDESRQYSHTSTAPRMLHPAAHLPQQSPIMVDLHDQMHQGSVPISYTVTTVTTHGFPMHTGQPLPGCNTQQLPACSLIQACTMQHIPVSYQAFPPLISSEHFALHPTPSVPPHQPPHLTPLSQFVPLQPQHPRMPLQRVDNEVDLRGDQHPLGTFSYPPSHHPPALPPSLPLQYLPQEPLHQELPFGVPYPHMLPRRMSGQRYRLQQPLPPPPPPPSYYPGFLPYFLSMLPVPPTAVGPAISLDLDVDDVEMENYEALLNLAERLGEAKPRGLTKADIEQLPSYRFNSENHLSEQTLCVVCFSDFECRQLLRVLPCNHEFHAKCVDKWLKTNRTCPICRADASDVHREVE, via the exons ATGCGACCATGGGAAATAGCAGTAAATAGGCTGCCACCAACAGCCCCCTTAAACCCGAGGAGGTTCCTTGGAGAGCCCTGCAACGCCCCAGTGCACCTCAGGAGAAG CCCACCAATAAGACGCCAGTGGGGGAGACGAGACAGACCTGTACTGCACACTTCGCCGGTCCAGGATGAGAACTTCCATCATCTGCTTTTCTCCCAACACCACCAACAGGTTCCTTTAGATGAGTCCAGACAGTACAGCCACACCAGCACAGCACCACGCATGCTTCACCCTGCTGCTCACCTGCCCCAGCAGAGCCCCATCATGGTGGATCTACATGACCAG ATGCACCAGGGATCGGTTCCTATATCATACACTGTTACGACGGTGACGACCCATGGATTTCCCATGCACACCGGGCAGCCCCTTCCAGGGTGCAACACTCAGCAGCTCCCAGCATGCTCG CTCATACAGGCATGTACCATGCAGCATATACCGGTGTCTTATCAAGCCTTCCCACCCCTGATCTCCAGCGAACATTTTGCATTGCACCCAACCCCATCTGTACCACCCCACCAGCCACCGCACCTTACTCCTTTGAGCCAGTTTGTCCCTTTACAGCCTCAGCACCCACGCATG CCTCTACAGAGGGTAGACAATGAAGTTGACCTAAGAGGGGACCAGCACCCATTAGGCACCTTCTCCTACCCTCCCTCTCATCACCCACCAGCGCTGCCTCCTTCTTTGCCCCTTCAGTATCTTCCTCAAGAGCCTCTGCATCAGGAGCTTCCCTTTGGAGTG CCATATCCACACATGCTGCCCCGGCGAATGAGTGGACAGAGATACCGGTTGCAGCAGCCTCTCCCcccaccacctcctcccccaTCTTACTACCCAGGCTTCCTCCCTTACTTCCT GTCAATGCTTCCTGTGCCTCCAACAGCAGTGGGCCCAGCCATCAGTTTAGACCTGGATGTGGATGATGTGGAGATGGAGAACTATGAA GCATTACTGAATCTGGCAGAGAGGTTGGGTGAAGCAAAACCACGAGGACTCACAAAAGCAGATATAGAGCAACTTCCGTCCTATAGATTCAACTCAGAGAATCATCTATCTGAACAAACGCT GTGTGTTGTGTGCTTTAGTGACTTTGAGTGTAGGCAGCTACTTCGGGTATTACCGTGTAACCACGAATTCCACGCCAAGTGTGTGGACAAGTGGTTAAAG ACCAATCGCACTTGTCCTATTTGCCGAGCCGATGCCTCGGACGTACACCGGGAGGTGGAGTGA
- the rnf44 gene encoding RING finger protein 44 isoform X1: MRPWEIAVNRLPPTAPLNPRRFLGEPCNAPVHLRRSPPIRRQWGRRDRPVLHTSPVQDENFHHLLFSQHHQQVPLDESRQYSHTSTAPRMLHPAAHLPQQSPIMVDLHDQMHQGSVPISYTVTTVTTHGFPMHTGQPLPGCNTQQLPACSVMFSGQLSLLCCLPPPLIQACTMQHIPVSYQAFPPLISSEHFALHPTPSVPPHQPPHLTPLSQFVPLQPQHPRMPLQRVDNEVDLRGDQHPLGTFSYPPSHHPPALPPSLPLQYLPQEPLHQELPFGVPYPHMLPRRMSGQRYRLQQPLPPPPPPPSYYPGFLPYFLSMLPVPPTAVGPAISLDLDVDDVEMENYEALLNLAERLGEAKPRGLTKADIEQLPSYRFNSENHLSEQTLCVVCFSDFECRQLLRVLPCNHEFHAKCVDKWLKTNRTCPICRADASDVHREVE, encoded by the exons ATGCGACCATGGGAAATAGCAGTAAATAGGCTGCCACCAACAGCCCCCTTAAACCCGAGGAGGTTCCTTGGAGAGCCCTGCAACGCCCCAGTGCACCTCAGGAGAAG CCCACCAATAAGACGCCAGTGGGGGAGACGAGACAGACCTGTACTGCACACTTCGCCGGTCCAGGATGAGAACTTCCATCATCTGCTTTTCTCCCAACACCACCAACAGGTTCCTTTAGATGAGTCCAGACAGTACAGCCACACCAGCACAGCACCACGCATGCTTCACCCTGCTGCTCACCTGCCCCAGCAGAGCCCCATCATGGTGGATCTACATGACCAG ATGCACCAGGGATCGGTTCCTATATCATACACTGTTACGACGGTGACGACCCATGGATTTCCCATGCACACCGGGCAGCCCCTTCCAGGGTGCAACACTCAGCAGCTCCCAGCATGCTCGGTAATGTTCAGCGGACAGctctctctgctctgctgcCTTCCTCCTCCT CTCATACAGGCATGTACCATGCAGCATATACCGGTGTCTTATCAAGCCTTCCCACCCCTGATCTCCAGCGAACATTTTGCATTGCACCCAACCCCATCTGTACCACCCCACCAGCCACCGCACCTTACTCCTTTGAGCCAGTTTGTCCCTTTACAGCCTCAGCACCCACGCATG CCTCTACAGAGGGTAGACAATGAAGTTGACCTAAGAGGGGACCAGCACCCATTAGGCACCTTCTCCTACCCTCCCTCTCATCACCCACCAGCGCTGCCTCCTTCTTTGCCCCTTCAGTATCTTCCTCAAGAGCCTCTGCATCAGGAGCTTCCCTTTGGAGTG CCATATCCACACATGCTGCCCCGGCGAATGAGTGGACAGAGATACCGGTTGCAGCAGCCTCTCCCcccaccacctcctcccccaTCTTACTACCCAGGCTTCCTCCCTTACTTCCT GTCAATGCTTCCTGTGCCTCCAACAGCAGTGGGCCCAGCCATCAGTTTAGACCTGGATGTGGATGATGTGGAGATGGAGAACTATGAA GCATTACTGAATCTGGCAGAGAGGTTGGGTGAAGCAAAACCACGAGGACTCACAAAAGCAGATATAGAGCAACTTCCGTCCTATAGATTCAACTCAGAGAATCATCTATCTGAACAAACGCT GTGTGTTGTGTGCTTTAGTGACTTTGAGTGTAGGCAGCTACTTCGGGTATTACCGTGTAACCACGAATTCCACGCCAAGTGTGTGGACAAGTGGTTAAAG ACCAATCGCACTTGTCCTATTTGCCGAGCCGATGCCTCGGACGTACACCGGGAGGTGGAGTGA